A window of Puniceicoccus vermicola genomic DNA:
TGGGGCGCCCCATCATTCGCTCCTGAATTCCTTCCTCCGCCGCAACGGGATCCCCGGCAAGGAGGAGGGCTCGGACGTGCTCGAGGTGTTCGCGGGCAAGGGGATTGGTGGCATTCACCGGCCCGCCGGCCCAGAGAGATTCCTCATTGAGCTGCACCCGCTCCTGATCGGTTCCCCCGAAGACCATGGCGGCGAGTCGGGCGTTGCCCAGGGGAAGTGCCTCCTCCCAGACGGAAGCAGGTTCGGAGAACCAGAGAATCGGGCGGGACGGATTAGGCAAAGGGTTCATTTAGGTTTGGGCTGTGTCTTGGATCGAGGGTTTGGAGGAAGTTTTTCGTTTTACGATGTGGTCAATCGGTTCCGATTAGGGAAGGCATTTTCGCGCAAGGCTACGGCGGGCAGGCTGGGGACGCAGAGAGGGTGAATCGAGCTCGATAGGGGAGGGCCATCTATGCAGCGAGCCAACGGCATCATCCTTCGTTCACTATCTATTCGGGACACTATGGTGGACGGGTTGGGCGGACGATAGCTTCTACGGGGAATGGCGCTAATTTTAGCGTCTCACAATGCACCCAAAAATTATCACGGCAAAATTGTGCTGTCTGTTGTTTCAGGCAGGGGATGGAACGACCGCTTGGTGAGAGCGTAAAAGATGGTGCAACTCGGACAGCTTGACCGCTCCTGGCGTCACATCCCCCTGCGCGGCCAAAGCGGCGCAAGCTCCGGCCGCCTGCCCCATCGCCATCGCAGATGCCTGGACACGAAGGGCAGAATTGGCCATCCGGTCACTCGCCACGCTCCGGCCAGCTACCAGCAATCCGTGGCTGTATTTGGGAATCAACGCGCGCAAGGGAATACGAGCGACCACCCCTTCCTCAAGCGGCACCGGCTTCACACCCTCTGCCGTGTGCAGATCAATGGGATAAAAACTGTAGCACACCGAATCAGCAAATTGCCTGCCCGTGCAATAATCGGATTGGGTGATGGAGTATTCCCCCTCGATCCGCCAGGTTTCGCGCACGGCGGTTTCCTGCTGAGCCCGCAGAAGCCTTGCATTTTCACATCCGGGAAGAGTCCGGAACCGCAACAGCCGCAGCATGGATCGCCGCCCCTCGATATTCGCCTTGGTCTGCGAAACACTGGTTGAACCGTCGGCACCGAAAACGTGCTGGGCATTTTCTCCCCCTTTCTGCAGAAAGGAAATGAACCGCCCGCTTTTGGTGGCGAAGTCACCTGCCTTAAGCGCGCCCGTGTTCAATGCATTCTCATATTGTCGCTGGATCGCATCCCCATTGAGGGCACTGACTTCGTAGCCGCCAAACTCAAACATCAGTGTTCCCGGTTGTGTCTCCAACGGATCGCGCAGCCGGGGGAATCCAGCCATGCCAACAACGTCAGCTCCGCCAGTGCAATCAATCAATACTTTACAGTGAATGATTCTCTCGATCCCCGGGCCGACACTTTTTACCTTCCACCCGCCATCGACCGCTTCAATGGAACTCACGAATTCGTAGAAACAGAGATCGACTCCAGCCTCCAGACAGGACTCCTCGGCCAGGGCCGCATAGAGACTGCCGTTGATCCGGATCTGGTGATGCCAATGCCGTTCCGGAATGGTGGAAAAATCGGGCAACTCGCGATCTTCCAGAAGGGCGGTCCGGCGGACGAGGTCCCACCCAATGCCGGAGATGATCTGCTTTCCCCATGCGTGGAACAGGCCGGGAAAGTTTACCCCTCCGGTGGTAGTCACGCCTCCAAGTTGAGAGCCGCGCTCAATGAGGGAAGTCTTAGCCCCTGCTTTCGCACTCTGAATGGCTGCGATCGTGCCGGCGGTGCCTCCCCCCACGACGAGGACTTCAATATGTTCAGGTGTTGGCGTCATAGATGTTACGGGATCAGCAGGTCGGTTTGATCTCTTTCGTTCCTGCAGGAAGCTCCAAGTATGAATCCCGCGGCGAACGGTCATGGCTGCACAGTCCGGAAAGATCGAGCTGGGAGGGGACCGGAGAATCAATCCGCAGGGTCCAGTCTTTCGACGCGGATGCGGACAGCTCGATGCGGATCGGGCCTCGTATCGTCGGCACTGTGGAGCGGATCTGGCGCAGTCTTCCGGGCTGCGGTGCGATCAGTGCCTTGCGGAAGCCGGGCTGGAGTGGACGAGCCCCGACCAGGAAGCGGGGAATGATATTCGCCGGTGCAGCACCCCACGCGTGATTCCAGTCGAGGTTGTTTTTGTAGGGATGGTCCCATGCCTCCATCGTGATGGTCGATCCTGATTTTACCATGTTGAGCCATCCCCGGTCATGCGTGGCAGTCATTAAATCCAGCGCGTCATCAGCAGCGCCAAGCTGATAGCAGGCTTCGAGCAAATATTGTGCTCCGTACACGCTGCACGCCATCCCGCGGGAGCGCAAAAAATCCAGCACACTCACTTCATATCCCGGAGGGATAAGGCCGAGAGCGGCCGGTAACATATTCGCGTGCAACGAAGCATGGTCAGTGTCTTCTCCATCCAGAAAAACTCCTCTTCGGCTATCAAAAAAAAGCTGCTGATAGCGGATTTTTACCTGCTCGTACCTTTCGCGGATTTCGACGGCTTCCCCGCCCAGCCCAAGCATCTCTGCAACCTGCGCGAGCAACCACAGATTCCAAAGATAAAAGGCATTGATCAACGATTTTACCGGCACCATGTCGTAGCCGTCCCGCTCGCCGATCCCGCTATCTGCGAATGACCCCGGCGGCCAGTCAACCAGATCCCGGAGAGGAGGCGGTTCGCCGACGAGGTGCAGCCTGGCAAGCAATTCCGGCGTCACCAACCCGGTCTCCGTGCTGATGATTCCGTCCTCGCGAGCCAGTTCAAAAAGAGCCTTCGTTTTTAACTCCTCATAATAATGCCTGAGCAAATCGTTCCTGCCTGTGTATAGATAATCCGCCCACGCCATCGGCAAAAAGTGCAAAGCCCAGTCTGTCGGCCAAGTCGGGTGATCAATGAGATACTCAATCGTGCGCCTCGCCATTTCATACTCGGCATCCACTCCATAGTGGCAGAGCTGGTTGATGTAGGCGTCTCCCTCGTAGGGGATTCGTTCGCGGTCTCCATCCACGTAGATGCCGCAGAAACTGGTGGCTTTGATGCTATACTTGCAGAGATCCCACACACGATTCAGGGCGTCGTCGTCACATCTGAAATCCGAGGCCGATTCGTCGAAGGGATAGGAAACTTCCAATCGGATCAATTCGCAGGAGAGAAGCGCAGGTCCTTCTTCCGGCTCGACTTCCGCATAACGAAAGGGCAGCACCTCGAATAATTCGGCGGGCATCAAAATTGCCGCCGGTCCCGTATTCCGTGGATCGGCGGGAATCACGATTTGTTCCACATGGCAGCCCTTTGCGATCTTCAATGGGATCGCCCGATACCTGACTGTGCCGGGCGGCTGTCGGTCCACCCTCCCATTCGGATTCAGTTTTTCGCCCAGGTGAAGCGTGAGATTTGTCCCCCGGGATGCTTTGACGCGCAGCCGAACAGTGCCAAAAGCGGCTTTTCCAAAATCAAAAAACCACCCATTATCGGGAAGCCGACATCGGTGATCCGGTGGAGTTTCTTCTACAACCAACGACTTTGCATGAGCAATCACTGCGCTCGATCCTGATATCTCATCTGTCGATGATCGAATCGCACTGAGCATGCGTCAAATAATTACTTCCTATTATACTGGTTAGATGTGGTAGAATCTTTTGGGTAATCAACGAGCTGAAAGGGTGGAGCGCGTCTGATTATCTGGAAATGTTTGCCTCCGCGTAGAAAGTAATCGGCCCCGAGAACCCGATGACTGCGACGCCTTTCGATGAAAATAAATGGGAAAATTTGTGACCTCCGGCGTTTACGGTTTGCTTGAGGACACATCTTGGGACGAGGAATCCCTCATGATCGGCAATGCACCGGCGAATCGAGAAAGAGCGCCGGGCCTCGATTCATCGGCAGTCGCCAAACTCGGATCCTTCGTAGTGGAATACGGGGTACAGCGTGGGCGTTTCGGAATCGATAGCGAGCACTTGGTCAGTTTTCTGCGCGAGCACGCCGGATCG
This region includes:
- a CDS encoding FAD-dependent oxidoreductase, with translation MTPTPEHIEVLVVGGGTAGTIAAIQSAKAGAKTSLIERGSQLGGVTTTGGVNFPGLFHAWGKQIISGIGWDLVRRTALLEDRELPDFSTIPERHWHHQIRINGSLYAALAEESCLEAGVDLCFYEFVSSIEAVDGGWKVKSVGPGIERIIHCKVLIDCTGGADVVGMAGFPRLRDPLETQPGTLMFEFGGYEVSALNGDAIQRQYENALNTGALKAGDFATKSGRFISFLQKGGENAQHVFGADGSTSVSQTKANIEGRRSMLRLLRFRTLPGCENARLLRAQQETAVRETWRIEGEYSITQSDYCTGRQFADSVCYSFYPIDLHTAEGVKPVPLEEGVVARIPLRALIPKYSHGLLVAGRSVASDRMANSALRVQASAMAMGQAAGACAALAAQGDVTPGAVKLSELHHLLRSHQAVVPSPA
- a CDS encoding family 78 glycoside hydrolase catalytic domain, encoding MLSAIRSSTDEISGSSAVIAHAKSLVVEETPPDHRCRLPDNGWFFDFGKAAFGTVRLRVKASRGTNLTLHLGEKLNPNGRVDRQPPGTVRYRAIPLKIAKGCHVEQIVIPADPRNTGPAAILMPAELFEVLPFRYAEVEPEEGPALLSCELIRLEVSYPFDESASDFRCDDDALNRVWDLCKYSIKATSFCGIYVDGDRERIPYEGDAYINQLCHYGVDAEYEMARRTIEYLIDHPTWPTDWALHFLPMAWADYLYTGRNDLLRHYYEELKTKALFELAREDGIISTETGLVTPELLARLHLVGEPPPLRDLVDWPPGSFADSGIGERDGYDMVPVKSLINAFYLWNLWLLAQVAEMLGLGGEAVEIRERYEQVKIRYQQLFFDSRRGVFLDGEDTDHASLHANMLPAALGLIPPGYEVSVLDFLRSRGMACSVYGAQYLLEACYQLGAADDALDLMTATHDRGWLNMVKSGSTITMEAWDHPYKNNLDWNHAWGAAPANIIPRFLVGARPLQPGFRKALIAPQPGRLRQIRSTVPTIRGPIRIELSASASKDWTLRIDSPVPSQLDLSGLCSHDRSPRDSYLELPAGTKEIKPTC